Proteins encoded together in one Onychomys torridus chromosome 1, mOncTor1.1, whole genome shotgun sequence window:
- the LOC118588554 gene encoding cardiotrophin-2 codes for MLTLLCPVPAPLGLLSLLPPLRPAAPISPSEPISQAYSLALYMQKNTSTLLQTYLQYQGSPFSDPGFSAPELQLSSLPPAAVPFQTWHAMDDAERLRRAQGGFLALTQHLQLVGDDQSDLNPGSPILLAQLGAARLRAQGLLGNMAAIMTALGLPIPPEEDTLGLVPFGASAFERKCRGYIVTREYGHWTDRAVRDLALLKAKYPA; via the exons ATGCTGACCCTCTTATGTCCTGTACCAGCTCCCCTCGGCCTACTGAGCCTGCTGCCACCCCTCAGGCCTGCGGCCCCCATCTCCCCATCAGAGCCCATCAGTCAAGCCTACAGTCTGGCTCTCTACATGCAGAAGAACACATCAACACTGCTGCAGACCTAC CTCCAGTACCAGGGCAGCCCCTTCAGTGACCCCGGCTTCTCTGCCCCTGAACTCCAGCTCAGCAGCCTGCCTCCTGCTGCGGTCCCCTTCCAGACCTGGCATGCGATGGATGATGCAGAGCGGCTAAGGCGAGCCCAGGGAGGCTTCCTGGCCCTGACCCAGCACCTCCAGCTTGTGGGGGACGACCAGAGTGATCTGAATCCTGGCAGTCCCATTCTGCTGGCCCAGCTAGGAGCAGCGAGACTCCGGGCCCAAGGCCTACTGGGCAACATGGCTGCCATCATGACTGCTCTGGGGCTGCCCATCCCTCCAGAAGAGGATACTCTGGGGCTTGTCCCTTTCGGGGCCTCAGCCTTTGAGAGGAAATGTCGAGGCTACATAGTGACCCGGGAATATGGTCACTGGACAGACCGGGCTGTGAGAGACTTGGCTCTACTGAAGGCCAAGTACCCAGCATAG
- the Ctf1 gene encoding cardiotrophin-1 isoform X1, with protein MNPREGSLEDPQADFSISFLPHLEAKIRQTHNLARLLTKYAEQLLEDYVQQQGDPFGLPGFSPPRLALAGLSGPAPSHAGLPLSERLRLDAAALGALPALLDAVRRRQAELNPRAPRLLRSLEDAARQARALGAAVETVLAALGAAARGPGSEPAAAAAAALSPANSAAGVFSAKVLGLHVCGLYGEWVSRTEGDLSQLVPGGVS; from the exons AAGACCCCCAGGCTGACTTCTCAATCTCATTCCTTCCCCATCTGGAGGCCAAGATCCGCCAGACACACAACCTTGCACGCCTCCTGACCAAATATGCAGAGCAGCTGCTGGAGGACTAT GTGCAGCAGCAGGGAGACCCCTTCGGGCTGCCGGGCTTCTCACCACCGCGCCTGGCACTGGCCGGCCTGAGTGGCCCGGCCCCGAGCCACGCGGGGCTACCGCTGTCCGAGCGGCTGCGTCTGGACGCGGCTGCCCTGGGTGCGCTCCCCGCGCTGTTGGACGCCGTGCGCCGCCGCCAGGCGGAGCTGAACCCGCGCGCCCCGCGCCTGCTGCGGAGCCTGGAGGACGCGGCCCGGCAGGCTCGGGCTCTGGGAGCCGCGGTGGAGACGGTGCTGGCCGCTCTGGGCGCAGCAGCCCGCGGGCCCGGGTCGgagcccgccgccgccgccgccgccgccctttCCCCGGCCAACAGCGCTGCGGGCGTCTTCTCAGCCAAGGTGCTGGGGCTCCATGTGTGCGGCCTCTATGGCGAGTGGGTGAGCCGCACCGAGGGCGACCTGAGCCAGCTGGTGCCCGGCGGCGTCTCCTGA
- the Ctf1 gene encoding cardiotrophin-1 isoform X3, protein MEDPQADFSISFLPHLEAKIRQTHNLARLLTKYAEQLLEDYVQQQGDPFGLPGFSPPRLALAGLSGPAPSHAGLPLSERLRLDAAALGALPALLDAVRRRQAELNPRAPRLLRSLEDAARQARALGAAVETVLAALGAAARGPGSEPAAAAAAALSPANSAAGVFSAKVLGLHVCGLYGEWVSRTEGDLSQLVPGGVS, encoded by the exons AAGACCCCCAGGCTGACTTCTCAATCTCATTCCTTCCCCATCTGGAGGCCAAGATCCGCCAGACACACAACCTTGCACGCCTCCTGACCAAATATGCAGAGCAGCTGCTGGAGGACTAT GTGCAGCAGCAGGGAGACCCCTTCGGGCTGCCGGGCTTCTCACCACCGCGCCTGGCACTGGCCGGCCTGAGTGGCCCGGCCCCGAGCCACGCGGGGCTACCGCTGTCCGAGCGGCTGCGTCTGGACGCGGCTGCCCTGGGTGCGCTCCCCGCGCTGTTGGACGCCGTGCGCCGCCGCCAGGCGGAGCTGAACCCGCGCGCCCCGCGCCTGCTGCGGAGCCTGGAGGACGCGGCCCGGCAGGCTCGGGCTCTGGGAGCCGCGGTGGAGACGGTGCTGGCCGCTCTGGGCGCAGCAGCCCGCGGGCCCGGGTCGgagcccgccgccgccgccgccgccgccctttCCCCGGCCAACAGCGCTGCGGGCGTCTTCTCAGCCAAGGTGCTGGGGCTCCATGTGTGCGGCCTCTATGGCGAGTGGGTGAGCCGCACCGAGGGCGACCTGAGCCAGCTGGTGCCCGGCGGCGTCTCCTGA
- the Ctf1 gene encoding cardiotrophin-1 isoform X2, protein MNPREGSLDPQADFSISFLPHLEAKIRQTHNLARLLTKYAEQLLEDYVQQQGDPFGLPGFSPPRLALAGLSGPAPSHAGLPLSERLRLDAAALGALPALLDAVRRRQAELNPRAPRLLRSLEDAARQARALGAAVETVLAALGAAARGPGSEPAAAAAAALSPANSAAGVFSAKVLGLHVCGLYGEWVSRTEGDLSQLVPGGVS, encoded by the exons ACCCCCAGGCTGACTTCTCAATCTCATTCCTTCCCCATCTGGAGGCCAAGATCCGCCAGACACACAACCTTGCACGCCTCCTGACCAAATATGCAGAGCAGCTGCTGGAGGACTAT GTGCAGCAGCAGGGAGACCCCTTCGGGCTGCCGGGCTTCTCACCACCGCGCCTGGCACTGGCCGGCCTGAGTGGCCCGGCCCCGAGCCACGCGGGGCTACCGCTGTCCGAGCGGCTGCGTCTGGACGCGGCTGCCCTGGGTGCGCTCCCCGCGCTGTTGGACGCCGTGCGCCGCCGCCAGGCGGAGCTGAACCCGCGCGCCCCGCGCCTGCTGCGGAGCCTGGAGGACGCGGCCCGGCAGGCTCGGGCTCTGGGAGCCGCGGTGGAGACGGTGCTGGCCGCTCTGGGCGCAGCAGCCCGCGGGCCCGGGTCGgagcccgccgccgccgccgccgccgccctttCCCCGGCCAACAGCGCTGCGGGCGTCTTCTCAGCCAAGGTGCTGGGGCTCCATGTGTGCGGCCTCTATGGCGAGTGGGTGAGCCGCACCGAGGGCGACCTGAGCCAGCTGGTGCCCGGCGGCGTCTCCTGA